In the genome of Pseudoliparis swirei isolate HS2019 ecotype Mariana Trench chromosome 3, NWPU_hadal_v1, whole genome shotgun sequence, one region contains:
- the ppm1nb gene encoding protein phosphatase, Mg2+/Mn2+ dependent, 1Nb (putative) → MRTSRKGSVEMPGFMRQLVKETEKRVSSFFKGGRGGAAEGEQPADGEGEEVIPSPYLDRPVLDKLTEEGCARWGLTYALGSMQGWRAHMEDFHNCVPQLGGELADWSFFAVFDGHAGSTVAQYCSRHLLGRVLATGGMGPEDDPERVKGALTEGFLQTDKHLHSVARREGWERGGTTVVAALISPYYIYFANCGDSRAMLCRSSRVCFSTEDHKPYCPLEKERIESAGGSVSIQRINGSLAVSRGLGDFSYKGAENRTATQQMVSPEPEVCVVERSPADEFLVLACDGVWDTISNEDLCAFIHNRLSVCTDLRDVCTQVIDLCLYKGSLDNISIILLCFPGAPQMSAEALHQEAELEDLLESKVAEIYDELSIREEEPDLLSVLTVLASTDIPGLPPGGGIQSKRNCIISAYYQQRETHKPTLPNGLGGS, encoded by the exons ATGAGGACATCCAGGAAGGGCAGCGTGGAGATGCCTGGGTTTATGCGGCAGCTggtgaaagagacagagaagaggGTCAGCTCTTTCTTCAAAGGGGGCCGCGGAGGAGCAGCCGAGGGAGAGCAGCCAGCGGACggcgagggggaggaggtcaTTCCGAGCCCCTACCTGGACCGGCCAGTCCTGGACAAGCTCACCGAGGAGGGCTGCGCCCGCTGGGGCCTGACCTATGCCCTGGGGAGCATGCAGGGCTGGAGGGCCCACATGGAGGACTTCCACAACTGCGTGCCGCAGCTGGGCGGAGAGCTGGCCGACTGGAGCTTCTTCGCTGTGTTCGATGGTCATGCTGGCAGCACGGTGGCACAGTACTGCTCGCGGCACCTCCTGGGTCGGGTCCTAGCCACAG GTGGGATGGGGCCAGAGGATGACCCCGAACGGGTGAAAGGAGCCCTCACCGAGGGCTTCCTGCAGACAGACAAGCACCTGCACTCTGTGGCACGTCGAGAAGGCTGGGAGAGGGGCGGGACCACCGTGGTGGCCGCCCTCATCTCGCCGTATTACATCTACTTCGCCAACTGTGGCGACTCGAGGGCCATGCTGTGCCGCTCTAGCCGGGTGTGCTTCTCCACCGAAGACCACAAGCCCTACTGTCCTCTGGAGAAAGAGCGCATTGAAAGTGCCGGCGGCTCCGTGTCCATCCAGCGGATCAACGGCTCCCTGGCAGTGTCCCGCGGTCTGGGGGATTTCAGCTACAAGGGAGCAGAGAACCGAACGGCCACCCAGCAGATGGTGTCGCCAGAgccagaggtgtgtgtggtggagcgCTCGCCGGCAGATGAGTTCCTGGTGCTCGCCTGTGACGGGGTGTGGGACACCATCAGCAACGAGGACCTGTGCGCCTTCATCCACAACCGGCTGAGTGTCTGCACTGACCTGAGGGATGTCTGCACCCAGGTCATCGACCTCTGCCTCTACAAG GGCAGCCTGGACAACATCAGCATCATCCTGCTGTGCTTCCCTGGAGCCCCCCAGATGTCAGCAGAGGCATTACACCAGGAGGCCGAACTGGAGGACCTGCTGGAGTCCAAAGTAGCAG AGATTTATGATGAACTTTCCATCCGAGAGGAGGAACCTGACCTGCTGTCTGTCCTCACAGTCCTCGCATCCACCGACATCCCTGGATTGCCACCAGGTGGAGGCATACAGAGCAA AAGGAACTGCATTATTTCAGCTTACTATCAACAAAGAGAGACCCACAAGCCCACACTACCAAAT GGCCTGGGAGGCTCTTGA
- the kcnk12l gene encoding potassium channel subfamily K member 13 isoform X2 produces the protein MNEDNARFCLLAGLILLYLLCGAAIFSALEHPFELRARRLWKQQLDNFTQRYRVNLGALHTLLRQYEEANGAGIRVDALRPRWDFAGAFYFVGTVVSTIGFGMTTPATIAGKIFLIFYGLMGCAATILFFNLFLERIITMLAYIMRWCHERRLRCAGVGVVSSREESSGEEDSLEDWKPSVYYVMLILCVASVVIACSASTLYSPMENWSYVDSLYFCFVAFSTIGFGDLVSSQRQQYESQEAYRLGNCIFILMGVCCIYSLFNVISIIIKQTLTWIVGKLVCSGRFAHLRQKRFKRNTVQPISSRCPAGRPCYADGSVETVCDSETDAGAVADGVFAGRRLSGEMISVNEFTMSNKVSLALLQKQLSETAHQGPRQSYRHQNGFSGGVGALAIMNNRLQETSVDR, from the exons ATGAATGAAGACAATGCCCGTTTCTGCCTGCTGGCTGGACTCATCCTGCTCTACTTGTTGTGTGGAGCGGCCATCTTCTCAGCCCTGGAGCACCCCTTTGAGCTGCGTGCCCGCCGCCTCTGGAAACAGCAGCTGGACAACTTTACCCAGAGATACAGGGTCAACCTGGGGGCCTTGCACACGCTGCTGCGGCAGTACGAGGAGGCGAACGGAGCTGGGATCCGAGTGGACGCGCTGAGGCCCCGCTGGGACTTTGCGGGAGCTTTCTACTTCGTGGGCACAGTGGTCTCCACGATTG GCTTTGGCATGACCACACCGGCGACCATAGCTGGAAAGATATTCTTAATCTTCTATGGTCTCATGGGCTGTGCTGCCACCATTCTCTTCTTTAACCTCTTCCTGGAGAGGATCATCACAATGTTAGCTTACATCATGCGCTGGTGTCACGAGCGTCGGCTCCGGTGTGCTGGAGTCGGGGTGGTGTCGAGCAGGGAAGAGTCCTCCGGCGAGGAGGACAGCCTGGAAGACTGGAAGCCATCCGTCTATTATGTCATGCTGATCCTGTGTGTGGCCTCGGTGGTGATTGCATGCAGCGCCTCCACCCTGTACAGCCCCATGGAGAACTGGAGCTACGTGGACTCCCTCTACTTCTGTTTTGTGGCCTTCAGCACCATCGGCTTCGGGGACCTGGTGAGCAGTCAGAGACAGCAGTATGAGTCTCAGGAGGCCTACCGACTTGGGAACTGCATTTTCATCTTAATGGGGGTGTGTTGTATCTATTCACTCTTCAATGTCATTTCTATTATCATCAAGCAAACTCTGACCTGGATTGTGGGTAAACTGGTGTGCTCGGGGCGTT TTGCTCACCTCAGACAAAAACGCTTCAAACGCAACACCGTGCAGCCCATCTCATCCCGCTGTCCCGCAGGAAGACCCTGCTACGCGGACGGCTCAGTGGAGACGGTGTGTGACAGTGAGACGGATGCAGGTGCAGTCGCTGACGGGGTCTTTGCAGGCCGCCGTCTATCAGGAGAGATGATCTCGGTCAATGAGTTCACGATGTCCAACAAGGTGTCTCTGGCACTGCTCCAGAAGCAGTTGAGCGAAACAGCTCATCAGGGTCCGCGGCAAAGCTACAGACATCAGAATGGATTCTCTGGGGGTGTGGGGGCCTTGGCCATTATGAATAATCGCCTACAGGAAACCAGTGTGGATAGGTAG
- the kcnk12l gene encoding potassium channel subfamily K member 13 isoform X1: MNEDNARFCLLAGLILLYLLCGAAIFSALEHPFELRARRLWKQQLDNFTQRYRVNLGALHTLLRQYEEANGAGIRVDALRPRWDFAGAFYFVGTVVSTIGFGMTTPATIAGKIFLIFYGLMGCAATILFFNLFLERIITMLAYIMRWCHERRLRCAGVGVVSSREESSGEEDSLEDWKPSVYYVMLILCVASVVIACSASTLYSPMENWSYVDSLYFCFVAFSTIGFGDLVSSQRQQYESQEAYRLGNCIFILMGVCCIYSLFNVISIIIKQTLTWIVGKLVCSGRYPSCSCSRPGQKRFKRNTVQPISSRCPAGRPCYADGSVETVCDSETDAGAVADGVFAGRRLSGEMISVNEFTMSNKVSLALLQKQLSETAHQGPRQSYRHQNGFSGGVGALAIMNNRLQETSVDR; the protein is encoded by the exons ATGAATGAAGACAATGCCCGTTTCTGCCTGCTGGCTGGACTCATCCTGCTCTACTTGTTGTGTGGAGCGGCCATCTTCTCAGCCCTGGAGCACCCCTTTGAGCTGCGTGCCCGCCGCCTCTGGAAACAGCAGCTGGACAACTTTACCCAGAGATACAGGGTCAACCTGGGGGCCTTGCACACGCTGCTGCGGCAGTACGAGGAGGCGAACGGAGCTGGGATCCGAGTGGACGCGCTGAGGCCCCGCTGGGACTTTGCGGGAGCTTTCTACTTCGTGGGCACAGTGGTCTCCACGATTG GCTTTGGCATGACCACACCGGCGACCATAGCTGGAAAGATATTCTTAATCTTCTATGGTCTCATGGGCTGTGCTGCCACCATTCTCTTCTTTAACCTCTTCCTGGAGAGGATCATCACAATGTTAGCTTACATCATGCGCTGGTGTCACGAGCGTCGGCTCCGGTGTGCTGGAGTCGGGGTGGTGTCGAGCAGGGAAGAGTCCTCCGGCGAGGAGGACAGCCTGGAAGACTGGAAGCCATCCGTCTATTATGTCATGCTGATCCTGTGTGTGGCCTCGGTGGTGATTGCATGCAGCGCCTCCACCCTGTACAGCCCCATGGAGAACTGGAGCTACGTGGACTCCCTCTACTTCTGTTTTGTGGCCTTCAGCACCATCGGCTTCGGGGACCTGGTGAGCAGTCAGAGACAGCAGTATGAGTCTCAGGAGGCCTACCGACTTGGGAACTGCATTTTCATCTTAATGGGGGTGTGTTGTATCTATTCACTCTTCAATGTCATTTCTATTATCATCAAGCAAACTCTGACCTGGATTGTGGGTAAACTGGTGTGCTCGGGGCGTTATCCGTCCTGCTCCTGCTCTCGACCCGG ACAAAAACGCTTCAAACGCAACACCGTGCAGCCCATCTCATCCCGCTGTCCCGCAGGAAGACCCTGCTACGCGGACGGCTCAGTGGAGACGGTGTGTGACAGTGAGACGGATGCAGGTGCAGTCGCTGACGGGGTCTTTGCAGGCCGCCGTCTATCAGGAGAGATGATCTCGGTCAATGAGTTCACGATGTCCAACAAGGTGTCTCTGGCACTGCTCCAGAAGCAGTTGAGCGAAACAGCTCATCAGGGTCCGCGGCAAAGCTACAGACATCAGAATGGATTCTCTGGGGGTGTGGGGGCCTTGGCCATTATGAATAATCGCCTACAGGAAACCAGTGTGGATAGGTAG
- the itpkca gene encoding inositol-trisphosphate 3-kinase C — protein sequence MTPKKPEQWLQVVGHAGSFHVGDYGTLLKRFCEGEQQCYLRLMEDVLRPFVPTYHGVVQRDEQNYNIMDNLLTHFNRPAIMDCKMGSRTYLEGELLVARERPQPRKDMFEKMVAVDPEAPTDQERAQQAVLKTRYMQWRETLSSTTSLGFRIEGFRKSNEECHTNFKRTKSREQVVEALDNFVDSNKHIVWGYLRRLKKLRQILEASDFFRTHEVVGSSLLFLHDWTGRTGVWMIDFGKTEALPAHLTLDHRTPWVDGNREDGYLWGLDNLIDILTNMMPLT from the exons ATGACTCCCAAGAAACCTGAGCAGTGGCTGCAAGTGGTCGGACATGCAG GGAGCTTTCACGTTGGGGATTACGGCACCCTGCTGAAGAGATTTTGTGAGGGGGAGCAACAGTGCTACCTCCGGCTGATGGAGGATGTTTTGAGGCCCTTTGTTCCCACCTACCACGGTGTGGTGCAGCGGGACGAGCAGAATTACAACATAATGGATAACTTGTTGACCCATTTCAACAGACCTGCCATCATGGACTGCAAGATGGGGAGCCG CACGTACCTCGAGGGAGAGCTGCTGGTGGCCAGGGAGCGGCCCCAGCCCCGTAAAGACATGTTTGAGAAGATGGTGGCTGTGGACCCGGAGGCCCCAACGGACCAGGAGCGAGCCCAGCAGGCGGTGCTGAAAACCAGGTACATGCAGTGGAGGGAGACGCTGAGCTCCACAACATCTCTGGGTTTCCGCATCGAAGGATTCAGG AAGTCAAATGAAGAATGTCACACAAACTTCAAAAGGACCAAAAGCAGAGAGCAAGTGGTGGAAGCACTGGACAACTTTGTTGATTCCAATAAGCACATTGTG TGGGGATATCTGAGACGGTTGAAAAAACTGCGGCAGATCTTGGAGGCATCAGACTTCTTCAGAACACATGAG GTTGTGGGCAGTTCCTTACTGTTTCTACATGACTGGACAGGCAGAACAGGAGTCTGGATGATTGACTTTGGAAAGACGGAGGCGTTACCGGCACACCTCACCCTGGACCACCGCACTCCCTGGGTAGATGGCAATCGAGAAGATGGCTACCTGTGGGGTCTGGACAACCTCATTGATATACTGACCAACATGATGCCCCTGACCTGA
- the ccdc61 gene encoding centrosomal protein CCDC61 encodes MEEGSELMEDIVFRGVEFSVKMEVDKGLLIVEISDSLTADQWRGDFDPAYIEDLTRKTGNFKQFPIFCSMLESAVRKMSDSVTLDLLTYADLELLRNRKAGVVSRPHGHQQSSVLTAKRYLILIYTVEFDRIHYPLPLPYVGKPDPAALQKEVRALKAELSTVSSHGINKSAELEIQRLRAELALAKEQKDAMAKVLERLQSGGGGPAPGPEDWRARDVVRALEEQLVKERAKSQRSAGKRCQEQRLLLEQFDDLTASECALRVRVKSLTSELALLRRGRVTPVSGHACSRLDGEIYRSVSRERRSGYGTVRARSGSRERMDDRGQRSEERGRRSDSSGPRARIPRPSPSPTGSQVQRFDPTAYIQDRQHRLKEADVKKQRKVRRDLVMSPVVPERGRSRSREAYPQTVRSGSRGRNLSVERRGSRNSSESSLADMDEMHKNRFRGRKPTSNGPNASRGGLSRKPLCSTPTLRGKDKESSMDAGAELSEIDARLLALQEYMRDLDTGH; translated from the exons atggaggaagGCTCTGAGTTGATGGAGGATATTGTATTTCGAGGAGTGGAGTTTTCTGTTAAGATGGAGGTGGACAAAGGTTTGCTGATAGTGGAAATCTCTGATTCGTTGACAGCGGATCAATGGAGAGGGGACTTTGATCCAGCAT acaTTGAGGACCTCACCCGCAAAACTGGCAACTTCAAGCAGTTCCCCATTTTCTGCAGCATGTTAGAATCAGCTGTCAGAAAG ATGAGTGATTCCGTTAcacttgacctcttgacctacGCTGACCTGGAGCTGCTCCGCAACAGAAAAGCAGGAGTGGTTAGTCGCCCTCATGGCCATCAGCAGTCGTCTGTTCTCACTGCCAAAAGATACCTAATCCTCATATACACCGTGGAGTTTGACAG GATACACTACCCCTTACCCCTGCCTTACGTGGGTAAGCCTGACCCGGCTGCCCTGCAGAAGGAAGTCCGAGCTCTTAAGGCTGAGCTCAGCACCGTCTCCTCTCACGGCATCAACAAATCTGCAGAACTAGAAATCCAACGGCTCCGAGCAGA ACTGGCTCTGGCGAAAGAACAAAAGGATGCCATGGCTAAGGTTCTGGAGCGACTGCAGAGCGGTGGAGGGGGGCCCGCACCGGGACCAGAGGACTGGAGGGCCAGGGATGTGGTGAGGGcgctggaggagcagctcgtCAAGGAGAGGGCCAAAAGTCAACGCTCAGCGGGCAAGAGATGCCAGGAGCAGCGACTCCTATTGGAGCAG TTCGATGACCTGACGGCATCGGAGTGCGCTCTCCGCGTTCGGGTCAAGAGTCTCACCAGTGAACTGGCGTTACTACGGAGAGG CAGAGTGACTCCTGTGTCTGGTCACGCCTGTTCTCGGCTCGATGGGGAAATCTATCGCTCGGTCTCCCGCGAGAGGAGGTCTGGTTACGGGACGGTCAGGGCTCGCTCAGGATCCAGAGAACGGATGGAtgacagaggtcaaaggtcggagGAAAGAGGACGACGGTCGGACTCCTCAGGACCACGCGCTCGCATACCTCGGCCGTCACCTTCCCCCACCG GGTCCCAGGTGCAACGCTTCGACCCGACCGCTTACATCCAGGACAGGCAGCACAGACTGAAAGAGGCAGATGTCAAAAA ACAGAGGAAGGTACGGAGGGACCTGGTGATGTCGCCCGTCGTCCCTGAGAGGGGGCGCTCACGTTCCCGAGAGGCCTATCCTCAGACGGTCCGGTCCGGCAGCAGAGGCCGGAATTTATCCGTGGAGCGGCGAGGGAGCAGGAACTCCTCTGAAAGCTCGTTAGCGGATATGGATGAAATGCACAAAAATCGTTTCAG GGGAAGAAAACCGACTTCCAATGGACCCAATGCG TCTCGAGGAGGCCTTTCGAGGAAACCGTTATGCAGTACTCCAACACTCAGAGGGAAAGACAAAG AGAGCTCCATGGATGCCGGTGCCGAGCTGTCCGAGATCGATGCCAGGCTGCTGGCACTTCAGGAGTACATGAGGGACCTGGATACAGGACACTAA